A stretch of DNA from Methylomicrobium lacus LW14:
CGCAGCATCGAAATCAACGGCGGCGACAGCGACAAGGTCAAACGGTAGTCGATTTGATCGTCTTCGAGCCGGTCGAGCATGCCGATCAGCGGGATATAGCATTCGGTCATCGCCTCGAACAGCCAGTTTTCTTCGAAAAAGCTCGGGTGTTCGGGATGGCGCACGAAAGGTAGATGCGCATGCAGGACGATGCTGAGGAAGCCTTTTTCCATCGGCCGTCTCAGAGTCCGAGTCCCGAGGCGTGCCTGGACAGTGTATTTTGCTCGACGAGCGCTGCGGCTTCGGGAACCAGTTCCGCATCGATCCTGTTGTTTTGAAAAATGCTCATCAGTTCGCCATAAAATTTTTCAGATTCGCGGGCTAAGCTCGCAGGATCGCTGGGATGCAGTTTGATCGACCAGCCTTCCGGAAAATACGCGCCTTCCTGCTGAGTCGCGGCCAGGATGCCTTGTAGTTGGTGAACGGCAAATGCCGGTTCCTTGGCGGCCGCGGTTTGCTGAGCAGGATGCTCTAGCGCAAGCCGTTTCCTGTCCGGCGCGGTCGGTACATGCACCCTATTCGAGAGCGCGAGCACATCGAGGCTGTGGTCCGGATTCACCTTGCCCAAGGCGGCGGAATAGCTCGTATCATCGATCGGCAGGCGCACTTTTTTCCGGTTCGTGGGGCTGTCGGCGGGAATGTCGAACCAGATGTTCGAGCGGGTGATTTCCTCTGCCGCATCCGGTCGCCAGTAAATACGCAAAGTCAACGGTGGCTGTACATTCTTCTGATCAGGGGCAATCGGC
This window harbors:
- a CDS encoding DUF4912 domain-containing protein, giving the protein MTLEDVEPRSPIELTRDEMLTISAEISLKFSPDKTSLAAADYWPPANVNIPPPAAALAEPPQIGGFSHLELQTIGQDISQRFAPKAANGAPELLLLPVDPYHLYAYWNTGAAPIAPDQKNVQPPLTLRIYWRPDAAEEITRSNIWFDIPADSPTNRKKVRLPIDDTSYSAALGKVNPDHSLDVLALSNRVHVPTAPDRKRLALEHPAQQTAAAKEPAFAVHQLQGILAATQQEGAYFPEGWSIKLHPSDPASLARESEKFYGELMSIFQNNRIDAELVPEAAALVEQNTLSRHASGLGL